The genomic interval CACATTACGCTGGGCTTACTCCCTTTGCTATTTACCCTGCAGTATTTGACGGCCATCTCTCGCAGGGTTTCGTCCTTGTAGTAGTTTCGCAGCAACAAAGGGTGGTTGGACATCATGCGTAGTGCCATTAAGATGTTCTTGTACTGATTGGATCCTTCTGTTTAAGGGTTCGGGGAAAAGAGAAGTAAGTATAATCATGATTTCCACCGTTATTGTCATTGTGTCCACCTCCATTACCACCCTAAGTAGTCAACAACACTTAAATGCATTGCCATCATTTACAACACCAGCACCACCGCAATCATAACATTATCATGttttatcaccattatcatcatcaccaccatattaaccaccatcatcatcaaaactatcatcatcaccattatcatcatctacACTGTCATCAACGCTATCAtcaccaatatcatcaccactatcattatAACCACTATCATCCTCACCAATATTTATGATCGCcatcttcatcattatcaccactatcatcatcacctcaTTCTTATATGACATCGCGTGACTTACTAGCGTCTCGATACTCGTTATAGCACTTGAGCATCAGTTTACTATGCAAGTCCTTCTGACTGGTGGACAGTTCGCAATGGATCACATGCTCGTGTTTCTGCGGCAACTCCTGTAGTACCTAGCGAAGTAATGACCAATACTGCTATCAGTTCTATTAGTAGAACTATCAGCATCATCGACACAATTCGTGGGCGTATCTCTGAGAACATTCCCTACTTTGAAGGAGGGAGgggttatgtttttttctgtaataataattttttttattaattgaaTTTCCACCAGTTATATTGGTAAATGCACAACAGAGCCAGGCTCCAAATCTGttttgttagtaagcactgtcactgggggtggtcactgccagagggtttattgcgtccccagtggttctttcaAGTCctttcggttcaggttagtgtagtgcagcttgaagagacgggacctccggtttagtgtccttatccgagaagactggaaacacgggagaataacttcaactcacttgtaacacaaattcaaataaaaaatccccagtttgggccaggattcgaacctgggcgacaggacagtgctgaataacgtatgcgcatgcgcgtgctctggcgaaaacaagcacaatcgtagtgttgaatcgttcgagtaaaggtacgaaaggctgacttcagttgctgttttgactaactgtacagcattaaaaccatactgtacaaaagatgacagatttgtgtgataatgagggagtcataaagaacaTAGCCTtatgtttggtctagttttcttagcattcgccaaaatgtgacagttcgccggtaaaaagccgccattttaaaacaaaaaggctggtttaaccgcgcggtactggaactagtcttgcgttttttagcactggcgggccacagcggtgagaggttGCCGCGTACCCCACGCTTCCATAAGATGGGGTTAAAAGGTAATGACCACTCTACATACGTCTTTCTTGAGTCTTCTTAGCACGAAGGGTTTCATGATTTTCTTCGCCTGTTCTGCCCGTTCCTTGATGTAGCCACTGTCTGCGTCTCTATCCTGGAAGACAAATAAACTTACTCATAGTATGACGCCGTTTGAtgtcttttttcaaaatttaaagaacctttgtcagccacacatttgttatgttttcattcaatatATTAAAATACACATTATTTGATTCAATCTGAAAATAGTCAAAGCTTATACTTCATTTACTAAGTTCTATCGAAAATATCATTAGTTTCcgaaatcagccgatggaaatggctGCGTTTTCATACACGCTTCAGCAAACACAATTCCCTCTCACGAGTTAAGCTAGGAGACACGATCCCTGCACATACCAGTTTCTTGTTCCCGAATAGAAGCTTAAGTCCATCAGTTCTGCCGTCAAATATGGTCGGCATAACGAAGCTGAGTAAAGACATCAACTCGAGAAGATCGTTTTGCATGGGGGTCCCTGTTAACAGCAGGCGTCTTTTGGCCTTAAAATGTGAATATTAAGGATGGAATTAATTTTAACTTCAAATAGTATTTGTATGGCACAAATGAGCATCGCAAAACATGACCTCGCCATAAGCCTCAGTCTCTAGATACTGACTGCAACATGCAGTCTACGATAATGGGTGTTAGATAATATGTGAGTGCTGTTATGACGGACCTGTGTCCTCAGCGTTTCTATTACGTCCCACAATACAGGTTAATTGTGTGGTGAGAGACGGGGCCTCCGGACCAAACgccttatccaagaagacttCGAAATCACAATGTAGAGAGCAAGGTTTTTACAAGTCTAATCTGTTTTACGGTGGCTTGTGTGGCTTTTACGGGACTTTATAATCCAAGGATAACAGCTTGTCTCGAATAAAAGTCATGCGCAAAAATGAGatgttatataaaatcattCCTTTCTTACCCTTATTCTGGTCAGTTTGAGGTAGCGTTGCGACTGCATATTTTTCAACATGTGACCTTCATCGAACACAACATAGTGAGGTCTGAGTTGGCGCAAGAATGACGTGTCTTCAAAGCCGCCGGTCGCCATGTTGTACCTGAAATTGCAATATTACCAATAAGTTCAAAACTACAATCATTTATCAACACTAATCCCAAAAAACAAAATCGTCagccatcattattatcatcatcaccaaaagAACTATCATCATCAAGCATAAAAAAGCAAtagcaaaaaacaaaaacagaaacaaCGTCAACAGTAGCAGAAGCAGCAAgaataacaaaagaaaactGATAATATATTgtaagaaataataaaataagaatatttaaaaatgtcaaaaaatgaaaaaaaataggttcAACTACAGAAGTCAAAGTATTGGCATTTTCCTTGTAATAACTGtcttattctatagaaaacaaGGTGGAATCAGTATACGGTATTCTGAAATTGCGCCAAGgactaaaacaacaacaacattaacATGAGATAAGTGAGCACGAAAAGGATGGGCATGCTTTGTGAACAATGGGACTTACGTGGTAATAATGACCTTGAAATCAGAGTGTTCATCAAGAATCTCTTCGCGTAAATACGTCCTCTCTTCCTGAGAGCCTACAAAAGATAGGTTTTACCACGAAGCTACCTTATTTTGAGCTTGGAAAATAGTAAAAATATTGTGTCAGAAACATGCATCGTAAACTAATgaccataaaaaaataacgatCTAATAGTTCTGAAAAGGAAAACAATAGCTCACGCCTAAAAGGGCCCCATTCTATCGTTTAAAGGTTTGTGTGTATCTTACCATAGTACAGGGTAAACCTGATGGTCGGACACCATTGCTTGAACTCTTTGACCCAGTTATCTGTGAGACAGGTAACATATGGACatttatcatcgtcatcatcaccatcatctttctGAAGACAATTaaaaatctttgaaaatttttcaTACAATCTTCAAAGACTTTCAATCTTTCTTCAGAAAATGTTTAAAACAAGTTTAAGTGCCTGTTAAAGGGCCAGCGCACAGTCATTACAGTGACTTGGCAGTAAATTGGCAGTGAAAATATTCTGTTAATTTTACTTTAAATTGTAGAACGTTCTAAttatacaaaaaaagaaaatgcttttATTGGAGGGTAAGTTCTGCCcaataaattatatatatatatgactTACTGAGGGTGGACGAGGGAACAATAATCAGATGAGGTCCGTCGTCTCCTTTTTCAATCAAATGGGCAATGAACGATATCGCCTGGACAGTCTTACCTAGACCCTGCAGCAAAGCATTTAAGATGTGAGGTCAGTTCAAGCATAATTAATTAACTATGGTTCAAGTTACAGTCAAACCAGGTCAagcgtgcccccccccccctagagcCGATTATTGAGTTCATTTTTTGAACTTCTATTTGGTTATTTGCCAAGAAGTTTCCATTCTTGAAACGAATACCTATTCAAATTTTCCAATGGAATCACTTCTCTCTGTTAGTCGCATGCTGTATGAAATAGACAAATAGGCCAAAATTTAAACTCACTGTTTCTTATCCAAGTCAAGAGATTACAAAAATTTGTGCAATTTATTATGGTGTAAAATGTTGGCTTAATTGGCCATTCTCAATGGGAAATAGCACGCATTACTCCCCAATACAGTACCATCTCATCGGCAAGGATTCCATTGACCCCCTGCTCATGCATCAGGATGAGCCAGTTCAGTCCGGTCAGCTGGTATGGCTTCAACTGGCGACTGAAAAGGTGTGAAGATTAGTAAGATAATACAACAACCACCAGCCTGCAAGTCGGCTCGGCGGTGGTTTTATTTGGAAATTACTATTTTCTGAATTTCCacctttcaataaaaaaataaataaataaaagcagaATCTTCTGCTTAGCTAAAAAAAGGACAGAAGGCCCAAGGATTTGTTAAAGGATTGGGATGCACTGGTATTTAAAGAACAAATTACAAAAGGAAGTGAGTATCTCCATTGGCAAATACCCAATCCCAGTCACATCAGGGCAATCATTCCTTGCAACACACTCTTAGCCCTAATAAAGATTGCCATAGGTATTGATGTAGTAAGACGTCCCCCTAGTCCCACTGCTACTACAGGTAGCCCAATACTACAATTGAGGTCAgattatttttgttacattttctCCAAAAAGGAAAGAGTTTTAGCCCACCCTTGATCCTTCTCTAGTTTGTTTATTCCAGAGAAAATGCTTCTTCCCAACACCCCCCTATCCTATCAAACGGGGAATTGTCCCATCTCTCCTCTTCCCTCCAAGTCGAGATACTGTACCTTGGATTAAGAATGTCTGGTTGTGTCACAAGTCCAGAGATGGTTGCATGACTGTCATTTGGCTACAAGGGTAaagaataatttttaaaaaatggcaaTCTTCAGGACTGAGCAGAGTTTGTATCTGATAACCATTTCCACTGCCAGTTCTAGTTGCAGGCACTCCCGAACATAATGTGAAACATGCATTTCAAAGACTAGTCCTTCACAATTTAACTACGGCCAGTTTGCTTTGTGCGAAGCAATCCTGTTAGCTGTTTTGTACGATTTTAGCTGAGGTTTTGCACTGCTGTCAAAATGATTGATCACAccttagcctgctagccggctctccagTGGGTTAATTCAGAAATTTCTGTTTTTGGCTGTCGGGATTCCTGTAGCGACCAAAAAAGACTTTCCCCCTCCTtccactcttttttttttttgcgccaCGGGGATCCTAAACAACGAAAACACACAGGAGAGCCGGCTCGCAGGCTAATCACGCCTTTACTTTCCAATAAAACTTTCACTAAATTGTACAATTCTTAGTTTTTACTCACATCCCTATTGTTATCCATACGTTCTAACAGCAGTTCTTGGATTTTCAGGGAgattttattacaattttgcATGAGCTTATCCACTGATGTTCTCTCCTTTAGCAGGAGGTCACAGTTCCACAAAATCTAAAAAGTAagatttaatataaaaaaactcaGATGATGTGCTTAAGATACTGTATAATATTCAAGACCTTCTCTCCCAACATAGTGTACCTGGGTTTTGTGACGTTTTTGTCCAATACGTTAGGGCGTTGGGTCATCTTTTTGCTCTGGATTATTTGGGGGCACTAAAATATCAGTTTCGGCAAAATAACCTACCCCCAACTACACAACTGAAAGCCTTACATCTGTAGCCCATGCACGCACTTATCACCAAACCCAAGCTATGCAACGGCAAGTCTTACAAGCCCATGAACTTACTGTGTCTACCCCATCTACACAACTACAAGCCTTACATGTGTAGCCCATGCACGCACTTATCACCAAACCCAAGCTATGCAACTGCAAGTCTTAGAAGCCCATGAACTTACTGTGTCTACCCCATCTACACAACTACAAGCCTTACATGTGTAGCCCATGCACGCACTTATCACCAAACCCAAGCTATGCAATGGCAAGTCTTAGAAGCCCATGAACTTACTGTGTCTACCCCATCTACACAACTACAAGCCTTACATGTGTAGCCCATGCACGCACTTATCACCAAACCCAAGCTATGCAACTGCAAGTCTTAGAAGCCCATGAACTTACTGTGTCTACCCCATCTACACAACTACAAGCCTTACATGTGTAGCCCATGCACGCACTTATCACCAAACCCAAGCTATGCAACGGCAAGTCTTAGAAGCCCATGAACTTACTGTGTCTACCCCATCTACACAACTACAAGCCTTACATCTGTAGCCCATGCACGCACTTATCACCGAATCCAAGCTATGCAACTTGAGTCTGATATCTGACGCCCACATCTGCCCTCACCACCCACTCCCAGCTTTCAAACTGCATGCCACATCCAAGAACTTCCTTCATTGttcccctagctacacccttaCAATGTGTAACTTGAAGCCCACAAACCTGAGATGTTAGCCCCTTTGTTGATTCCAATTTGTTAACctgcaaaaaaatttaaatggtGTAACTACATAAAGGGAATATAGCCaagctgcaaaaaaaaaacacacaggtAATCTCTGTGGTGTTGTGAAAACAGTGCTAAAGTCAACACAGTTTTATGTTGAATGTCTTTGATTGTACCATAAAGCCCTTTACATTTGAGCAAAAGAAAGGACCTGTGGATATCGCCATTGTCACCGGTGCTGATATAATAAATTATCAACACATGGTGataacaagtttttaaccaatGAGCTTTCAATTTTTTGCAGACATCTGAAAgatttcatacaaaatttaTATAATATAGTAAACGTTACATGGCCGCTAGTGGATACAATTTTGTCTTCTCGCGCTGATATTATCACTTGTTTCCTGCACTTATCAACACTTGAAGATAAAATTTTTATTGGCACACCACCATGAAATATCCCCaattaaaatgaaataaatgtaaaatattACCATGTTATGCCATGATTTGAAGGGTTTCAGTGACAGGATCTTTTGTGCCTTTTTTCGTGAGCACTCTGGTATTGTAGATAGCTCTGATAAAGAACAAGTTTGGAAGAAAGAGAGAATGGCAGCCTTCCTGTCCGCCGGCAaattgtcatcatcaacagcaGAATCGGCGTCACCCGGATATGTGCCAAGACAGGTCTCTGGTCCTATGAGTCAGAACAGTAAAAATAATCTCATATTATAATGGTTGTCAAGGTAACTTGATAAATCTAGGACGCTCAATCAAGCTATGACCCTCATTACAAAACACTGACATTAAAAGAAAGCCTAATTTTGGTGAAGCTAGTAAGGATATGTGAATGCTCTaaacataaatatttttttttgtaaaacagTATTTTTGAATAGATGTGGACCACCTTAACTTCGCAGtattatgaaaatataacaattcTTAAAATTACATTAATAAGATACTTAAAAAATAGATATCATTAATTTGCGTGCATCTGTTCTTTAAAAGATGCACAGATGACCTCACAGCGTGTTATGAACTAAAAAGTATACAACAAGACACAGTCGAGTTGCATGACtgttgttcatgacacgctTTGACATCTTCTGTGCATCTATGAGGACAGATGCACAATAAAATGTTCTCTTTGTTGCAATCTAGTTTTGGGAAGCATGCGCGCATGCTGACGCCGAGTGTGCATGTGTCCTCCAAGAGCACAATGTACCcatgaccaatcagagcgtgtGATTTATGAGTGTTTGTTGTAAAATTATTCATACCAGCACAACTGTCACTATCTGAGATCTCAATCATGCTTTCAGCTCCACCTTTTTTGGCTTTGCTTGCTCGAGATCCTCTGCTATTCGACACTTTGGAGCTTATGGCACTGCTAGCTTTAATACTTGGACCActatgatgtgatgatggccCAGAACTTgctaaaaaatatatgatgATTTAAGTCAGGCTTTCTGAAATTATGCAGGATTTAATTCCTTCAGCCAAATTATGCACATTTTTTCTCCAAATAATGCAATAAAAATCATGAATTGTGCAACAATTATGCAGACAGTACATTATGTTAAAATTACCCTAATGCTAtttaaatagtttttttattgcaGTCTCATCTAGCCATCTCACTAGCAGTCACTGGCATGTCGTATATTTATGTTATacacaaaataacaacaaagtGAGATGTCctataaaataaattattaacaACAACTTTACTTTTACAACACGTAGAATATAATCAAATAATGTGCTTACACCTAAagaatttaacaaaaaaaacccacaatatttctttcttttttggtACAAATCTTGGGAGTTTCTAGGGATAGTCCCTGTTCACAGTTTGAGTTTATAGTTTCCAAGGGCAGCATAGAATGAACAGAAATTCTTatccctaagagatagcaaatttgGGTGTGGCAGAAGGAATTTcttaccctaagagatagcatacccccccccccccccccacagaaAGAAATCTGTTAAACACCCAGTAAGCAatagagatagcagaatcggaaaaatccttcaacaacCCCTAGGGGTTGGGATAGCAATTGGTCGAAATTTCACATCCATAAAGATAGGACGATCACCCTTGTCTACTTTCCTGGAAAGTCTCCCAACCTGGGATAGAATGAAGAATACTGTCCCTTTAAACCCTTATCCCTTATACTCTTTTTACCTGCAGAGGCTACCAAGAGGTCCACCGCATGATCTAGAGATCCAGCATCTTGGTAAATTTGTAGAATCTGCTCCTCACTTTGATCAGGGAACAACTCTCTCAGTTTAGCAAGGTCGATTTTCTCATTCTTGGAGTGAACACTTATTACGCTACTGCTTTTACTACTAAGACCATCGTTACAGAGGAAGTCAGGTTCTTCTAATGTACTACTCTTGTGTTTTTTCTTTGGTGTGTCCACCATGTCTGAATCACTGTCTAAAGAAATCACTCTTTTTCTCCTTGCTTTTTTGGCTACTAATGGACTTTCATATTCTGAAATTGGAaacatataatataataaGCATTTGCTATAGTTATCTGATGGGAATTTAACaggtttatctttttttttgtagctGCTTTGAATGATCATTCTCTCATGTTTTTGTTCTGTTATCAAGCCAAGAAATgctagtttaaaaaaatgctttctaGAGACTTTGGCTTGCAGaaaatttttggggggagTTTTATGACCTCTATGTCAAATAAGACAATGCTGTGCTTAGTCACACGGAGAGAGGTAATCAAACTCTGGCTCCTAGAGTGAAAAGGTGGAAATAGCAGAGCAGAAATCGTTATGACTAGATAAAGGCCAGTAGCAATCTGAATTGACAAACCATTTTTTGGAATTTCACAAATCAATATGTGGGAAAATGGCCacaccaataaaaaaaataggaagaACATGAAATCAAGAAATAAAGTACCAAACAACTATCatttaaaaaagtatttagACCAGATGCCACATTTAATGTCACATTTAATTAAAGATAAATTAGTTTTTTAATGGACATAAAGACATATGTTGACATTAAACTCATAGCAAATGTGGCTCTGATCATGAAACAtaaagagccccccccccccccccccccagattATACAGTCCCTAATGGCAACAAAATTTGGGTATAACTTACTGAACACAAGCCAAAGCCCGTCCATTTCTTACCATCATCCTTTGGCATTGACTCCTTGAACCCATTCAATACGGAGTGAAACGCGTCCGTAAGACTGACATTTGAATTTTCAGCGTCTTCACTGCTTCCATCTGGAAATAGTTCGACACTACCATGTGAATTTACCTCGTCCAAATCCCCGGGAGTTGAATTCTCAGACTGAGCGCTACATGACGAATTTGAGTCTGATATCTCGATTGCAAGTccttttgattttgatttaaACCAATGACATGTTTTACTTGTTCGATTCCCTCTTTGATGGTCCGTTTCTCCGCGTGTTGAGCTATCCATTGAATCGCTGTCGTATTTGTCGTCATTTTCTTCACCAGAACTCGCGACTGAATTAATCCATGAATCAAGGCTCAGCTTTGGGCTAGAATCGTCACGACATCCCTCTTCTTTCTCTTCAATTCTTGATTTTGATGTATTCACCTTTGGGGGCGTTcgtttttggtaagaaaatcGTTCAAACATTTTATTCCGATTCGATTGTTACTCTGTTTGTTCctcaaaattttttttccaaaattctACACAAAAATAAGTCTAAGACAGGTCTAGCACTCCTCAAAGTGATGACACAAACTATATCTTGGGTCGATAAAGTTGCGAATAAAGCTGTAATCAGTATGCTAGCTCAAAAAAAATCGGTTCTTTTGGCGGCGTTTTCGTAGCTTGTGAGGTTTTTGTAGAGGGCGCCATTTTTGAACACGTGAGTACTAATTTGAATTTGGCGCCAATTTGGACACTGGAAACGAATTGTCCCATTGCCACAGGTATCCTtatacaaatattttcttattcatttcttttttattttcagcttTCTACAGCTTGCTTCGTCTTTGTTTTATATGTGGCTGTCGCTTATTATGACACAGACCACCGTgaaatttgatattttgattgttttttatttatttattatatccTCACTTAAGCTCACAAAATTAGCAGGCTGAAAACAGAAGTCTCTCACATACAAACCACACAACAATACTACGGCATTAACTTAATCAAtatacaaataataataaaaaaattcataattatttttttttatttgatcatATTTAGTTTTGAGGACAATCCAATTCCTTAATAGGACATTACaaacaatatttgtttttagtttttcctCTCTCTGGAGGAAAGGATTCATATTTGCTAAAATTTTGATGACCACTTTCTCTGCTTGAAAAACCAGCCGAGACCCTAACTTTTAGAAAATCTCAGGTTTAGAAAGACACAAAGGATCATGCTATACAGGCAATTCATCGGAAGAAAAAATTTCCTCCACATCATTTAATGAGGGAACCAAGAACTTCCAGAATCTGCCTCTCCTGTCCAAAACCAATCTTCTTAGAAAAACCTTGCGTCGTCCAATCATCCTGCCCCACAGGGTTCCCACAAACTCCCTCATAGTTGAGCTTCTCTGGAAAAGTCTTAGAAATTCAATCATAGAGGCATCTATTACAAGTAACATTGAGTGGTAAAACAGGACACCCATCATAAATATCAGTAGAAGAATAGCCACGATGAATAAAACTGGATAGTCCCCGAGGTTAGCGCACTGTGCTTTGTACCTCGGGTAGAAGATCTCCCTGGCAGAAGAGGGATACATAAAGCAAGCCACAAAGGCATTATGGGTGCAATATACAGAGAATACAAGACCCAAAGTACAGTATACTtgaaataaatagaagtataaGAAGTTATTTAGCCCTATGCAGTTGTTTGTAAAGGGGCAGTGATGAGACATGAGTAGAACGCAAGTTCCACATGTGGAACAATGGTGAGTTCCATTATCTCGAATGCGATTACATTTGGAGCAGAAGACTTGGACACCGAAATCAATTCCGCCGTAATCTTCTAGCTCGTCTTTTGTCTTGGGGTATCCAGGGTTTACTAGCATTGCCGCCATATAATTAAACACCATATTAATCCACAAGTACAGAGCAATAGCTGTAAGGATCCAGCCTTTAATAGATGTCCAAGGGGTTTCAATATCAGCTGGCAAAAACACCATAAAAAATAACCAGATTTCTGCAATTTCCATAATGATGACTGGAGCTACTTGGAAGGCGTTGAAACATTTTTGTAGTCTTGTTTTCCTCGCTCCTTTTGGAAACATTGATTGAAATGTGCTTAGAATAAAAGAGCCTTGTAAAAGG from Nematostella vectensis chromosome 14, jaNemVect1.1, whole genome shotgun sequence carries:
- the LOC5512810 gene encoding SWI/SNF-related matrix-associated actin-dependent regulator of chromatin subfamily A containing DEAD/H box 1B isoform X1, with amino-acid sequence MFERFSYQKRTPPKVNTSKSRIEEKEEGCRDDSSPKLSLDSWINSVASSGEENDDKYDSDSMDSSTRGETDHQRGNRTSKTCHWFKSKSKGLAIEISDSNSSCSAQSENSTPGDLDEVNSHGSVELFPDGSSEDAENSNVSLTDAFHSVLNGFKESMPKDDEYESPLVAKKARRKRVISLDSDSDMVDTPKKKHKSSTLEEPDFLCNDGLSSKSSSVISVHSKNEKIDLAKLRELFPDQSEEQILQIYQDAGSLDHAVDLLVASAASSGPSSHHSGPSIKASSAISSKVSNSRGSRASKAKKGGAESMIEISDSDSCAGPETCLGTYPGDADSAVDDDNLPADRKAAILSFFQTCSLSELSTIPECSRKKAQKILSLKPFKSWHNMVNKLESTKGLTSQILWNCDLLLKERTSVDKLMQNCNKISLKIQELLLERMDNNRDPNDSHATISGLVTQPDILNPSRQLKPYQLTGLNWLILMHEQGVNGILADEMGLGKTVQAISFIAHLIEKGDDGPHLIIVPSSTLNNWVKEFKQWCPTIRFTLYYGSQEERTYLREEILDEHSDFKVIITTYNMATGGFEDTSFLRQLRPHYVVFDEGHMLKNMQSQRYLKLTRIRAKRRLLLTGTPMQNDLLELMSLLSFVMPTIFDGRTDGLKLLFGNKKLDRDADSGYIKERAEQAKKIMKPFVLRRLKKDVLQELPQKHEHVIHCELSTSQKDLHSKLMLKCYNEYRDAKGSNQYKNILMALRMMSNHPLLLRNYYKDETLREMAVKYCRDIENRGSEVDLVCEDMTVMSDFELHRLCLEQRSLSSYVLGEELLYDSGKFERLNAMLPEMKDNGDRVLLFSQFTLVMDIIEVYLQHCGYRYFRLDGQTPVVERQPMIDNFNSDPDIFLFLLSTKAGGLGINLTSANVVILHDIDFNPYNDKQAEDRCHRVGQTRDVHVYRLIAKDTVEDNMLKCANSKLKLEKDVVSADNDEDSGDSSEDVASVLTNVFKRLRDSS
- the LOC5512810 gene encoding SWI/SNF-related matrix-associated actin-dependent regulator of chromatin subfamily A containing DEAD/H box 1 isoform X2, with the protein product MFERFSYQKRTPPKVNTSKSRIEEKEEGCRDDSSPKLSLDSWINSVASSGEENDDKYDSDSMDSSTRGETDHQRGNRTSKTCHWFKSKSKGLAIEISDSNSSCSAQSENSTPGDLDEVNSHGSVELFPDGSSEDAENSNVSLTDAFHSVLNGFKESMPKDDEYESPLVAKKARRKRVISLDSDSDMVDTPKKKHKSSTLEEPDFLCNDGLSSKSSSVISVHSKNEKIDLAKLRELFPDQSEEQILQIYQDAGSLDHAVDLLVASAASSGPSSHHSGPSIKASSAISSKVSNSRGSRASKAKKGPETCLGTYPGDADSAVDDDNLPADRKAAILSFFQTCSLSELSTIPECSRKKAQKILSLKPFKSWHNMVNKLESTKGLTSQILWNCDLLLKERTSVDKLMQNCNKISLKIQELLLERMDNNRDPNDSHATISGLVTQPDILNPSRQLKPYQLTGLNWLILMHEQGVNGILADEMGLGKTVQAISFIAHLIEKGDDGPHLIIVPSSTLNNWVKEFKQWCPTIRFTLYYGSQEERTYLREEILDEHSDFKVIITTYNMATGGFEDTSFLRQLRPHYVVFDEGHMLKNMQSQRYLKLTRIRAKRRLLLTGTPMQNDLLELMSLLSFVMPTIFDGRTDGLKLLFGNKKLDRDADSGYIKERAEQAKKIMKPFVLRRLKKDVLQELPQKHEHVIHCELSTSQKDLHSKLMLKCYNEYRDAKGSNQYKNILMALRMMSNHPLLLRNYYKDETLREMAVKYCRDIENRGSEVDLVCEDMTVMSDFELHRLCLEQRSLSSYVLGEELLYDSGKFERLNAMLPEMKDNGDRVLLFSQFTLVMDIIEVYLQHCGYRYFRLDGQTPVVERQPMIDNFNSDPDIFLFLLSTKAGGLGINLTSANVVILHDIDFNPYNDKQAEDRCHRVGQTRDVHVYRLIAKDTVEDNMLKCANSKLKLEKDVVSADNDEDSGDSSEDVASVLTNVFKRLRDSS
- the LOC116618496 gene encoding probable protein S-acyltransferase 12, giving the protein MAVVALIILTVGLLQGSFILSTFQSMFPKGARKTRLQKCFNAFQVAPVIIMEIAEIWLFFMVFLPADIETPWTSIKGWILTAIALYLWINMVFNYMAAMLVNPGYPKTKDELEDYGGIDFGVQVFCSKCNRIRDNGTHHCSTCGTCVLLMSHHCPFTNNCIGLNNFLYFYLFQVYCTLGLVFSVYCTHNAFVACFMYPSSAREIFYPRYKAQCANLGDYPVLFIVAILLLIFMMGVLFYHSMLLVIDASMIEFLRLFQRSSTMREFVGTLWGRMIGRRKVFLRRLVLDRRGRFWKFLVPSLNDVEEIFSSDELPV